A section of the Pseudorasbora parva isolate DD20220531a chromosome 2, ASM2467924v1, whole genome shotgun sequence genome encodes:
- the rhot1a gene encoding mitochondrial Rho GTPase 1-A isoform X3, with product MRKDVRILLVGEPKVGKTSLIMSLVSEEFPDEVPLRAEEITIPADVTPERVPTHIVDYSEAEQSDEQLYQEISKANVICIVYSVNNKKSIEKVTSHWIPLINERTDKDSRVPLILVGNKSDLVEHSSMETILPIMNQYSEIETCVECSAKNLKNISELFYYAQKAVLHPTGPLYSPEEKEMKPSCIKALTRIFKISDLDNDGILNDNELNFFQRTCFNIPLAPQALEDVKNVVRKNMSDGVKDDGLTLKGFLFLHTLFIQRGRHETTWTVLRRFGYDDDLELTQEYLFPLIKIPPDCTTELNHNAYLFLQSVFDKHDKDRDCALSPDELKDLFKVFPYMPWGPDVNNTVCTNEQGWITYQGYLSQWTLTTYLDVQRCLEYLGYLGYSIIQEQESQAAAMTVTRNKRIDLQKKQTQRSVFRCNVLGARGSGKSGFLQAFLGRNLARQKRIREDHKSYYAISTTYVYGQEKYLLLHEVLPDFEFLSESDLACDVVCLVYDISNPCSFEYCAKVYKKHYMDSKTPCVIIAAKSDLHETRQYYSLTPLDFCRKHKLHPPQLFTCNSAEAPSKDIYTKLTTMAMYPHMTQADLKNSTFWLRASVGATVFAVLGFAMYKALLKQR from the exons ATGAGAAAGGACGTGAGGATATTACTAGTCGGAGAGC CCAAAGTGGGGAAGACCTCCCTGATCATGTCACTCGTCAGTGAGGAATTCCCTGATGAG GTTCCTCTCAGAGCCGAAGAGATCACTATTCCTGCTGATGTCACACCTGAGAGAGTGCCCACTCATATAGTGGACTATTCAG AAGCAGAACAGTCAGACGAGCAGCTTTACCAGGAAATATCAAAG GCCAATGTTATATGCATCGTATATTCAGTAAACAACAAGAAATCCATCGAAAAG GTGACAAGTCATTGGATTCCCCTCATCAATGAAAGAACAGATAAGGACAGCAG AGTACCATTGATCCTGGTGGGGAATAAATCGGACCTAGTGGAGCACAGCAGCATGGAGACCATCCTACCCATCATGAACCAGTACTCTGAGATTGAGACCTGCGTAGAG TGTTCAGCCAAAAACCTGAAGAATATCTCAGAGTTGTTCTACTACGCCCAGAAGGCTGTTCTGCACCCAACAGGACCTCTGTACTCTCCAGAAGAAAAAGAG ATGAAACCATCTTGCATCAAAGCACTTACTCGCATTTTCAAAATATCAGATCTTGACAATGATGGCATTCTGAATGATAATGAACTTAATTTCTTCCAG AGAACTTGTTTTAACATACCCCTGGCACCTCAAGCCCTGGAGGACGTGAAGAATGTTGTGCGCAAAAATATGTCAGATGGGGTTAAAGACGATGGCCTCACATTGAAGG gtttccTGTTCCTTCATACACTCTTCATTCAGCGGGGAAGGCATGAGACCACATGGACCGTGCTCAGGAGATTTGGCTATGATGATGATCTGGAGCTGACACAAGAATACCTGTTTCCACT GATAAAAATACCCCCAGACTGCACCACAGAGCTGAACCACAATGCCTACCTCTTTCTCCAGAGTGTCTTTGACAAGCATGACAAG GATCGAGACTGTGCACTGTCACCAGATGAGTTGAAGGATTTGTTCAAGGTCTTTCCCTACATGCCCTGGGGTCCTGATGTCAACAACACGGTCTGCACCAATGAGCAGGGCTGGATAACTTACCAAGGCTACCTTTCCCAGTGGAC GCTAACAACATACCTAGATGTGCAGCGATGTTTGGAGTACTTGGGTTATCTTGGTTACTCTATTATCCAAGAACAGGAATCACAGGCAGCCGCCATGACAG TCACCAGGAATAAACGTATCGATCTGCAAAAGAAACAGACCCAGCGTAGTGTTTTCCGCTGCAATGTTCTAGGGGCTCGGGGAAGCGGTAAAAGTGGCTTTCTGCAGGCTTTCCTGGGCCGGAACCTTGCG CGTCAGAAGAGGATAAGAGAAGACCACAAGTCTTACTATGCCATTAGCACCACTTATGTTTATGGACAAGAGAAATATCTGCTT CTCCACGAGGTTTTGCCGGACTTTGAGTTCCTGTCTGAGTCTGATCTGGCTTGTGATGTTGTTTGCTTGGTGTATGACATAAGCAACCCGTGCTCCTTTGAGTACTGCGCTAAAGTCTACAAG AAACACTATATGGACAGCAAGACACCCTGTGTGATTATTGCCGCCAAGTCAGACCTGCACGAAACGCGTCAGTACTACAGCCTGACCCCATTGGATTTCTGCCGGAAACACAAGCTTCACCCGCCACAGCTGTTCACCTGCAACTCAGCCGAAGCACCCAGCAAAGACATCTACACCAAACTCACCACCATGGCCATGTATCC
- the adap2 gene encoding arf-GAP with dual PH domain-containing protein 2, giving the protein MANREKNKKILLELVKLPENSCCADCGAADPDWASCTLGIFVCLNCSGTHRNLPTISRIKSIRLDFWDDELVQFMKSNGNSPAKNLYEKFVPVFYYQPQPDDCEVLREQWIRAKYERMEFTEKNAERPYTAGVYEGMLWKKGKDNGQFLERKFVLSVHDFTLKYYKEDESKGPKAIISVKDLNATFQPEKIGHAYGLQITYCVDDHTRNLFVYHKIGQEIVNWFNAIRAIRLVYLKTAFPTAKDRDLIPWITRNYLKEGYMEKTGPLQREPFKKRWFILDSLDRKLLYFKTQLDAVELGVVFIGSENHGYSVRACVPKGTRGNKWKCGVIVETPDRQFVFMCEQERDQREWVEALKTVISKPMMPQDYTTEANIRRRR; this is encoded by the exons ATGGCAAATCGGGAAAAGAACAAGAAGATACTTCTAGAATTGGTGAAGCTGCCAGAGAATAGCTGCTGTGCTGACTGTGGAGCTGCAG ATCCAGATTGGGCTTCATGTACACTGGGAATATTTGTGTGTCTAAACTGTTCTGGAACTCACCGCAATCTTCCTACAATAAGTCGTATCAAGTCGATACGCTTGGACTTCTGGGATGATGAGCTTGTGCAG TTCATGAAGTCCAATGGAAACAGTCCTGCCAAAAACTTATATGAGAAATTTGTCCCTGTCTTTTATTATCAACCCCAACCAGATGATTGCGA GGTCCTTAGAGAACAATGGATTCGAGCCAAATACGAAAGAATGGAGTTTACAGAGAAAAACGCAGAAAGACCCTATACAGCAG GTGTCTATGAGGGCATGCTGTGGAAGAAAGGAAAGGATAACGGACAGTTTCTCGAGAGGAAGTTTGTTCTTTCAGTGCACGATTTTACCCTCAAATACTACAAGGAGGAT GAATCCAAGGGGCCAAAGGCTATTATTTCTGTGAAGGACCTGAATGCAACTTTCCAGCCTGAGAAGATAGGACATGCTTACGGCCTTCAGATCACCTACTGCGTGGACGATCACACCCGAAACCTTTTTGTTTACCATAAAATTGGACAG GAGATTGTCAATTGGTTTAATGCCATTAGAGCTATTCGCCTCGTCTACCTGAAAACAGCCTTTCCTACAGCTAAGGATAGAGAT CTAATACCGTGGATAACCAGAAACTACCTGAAAGAGGGTTACATGGAGAAGACTGGCCCTCTG CAGCGAGAGCCATTCAAGAAAAGATGGTTTATCTTGGATTCCCTGGACAGGAAACTACTCTATTTTAAAACACAGCTG gatGCCGTTGAGCTTGGGGTTGTTTTTATTGGCTCGGAGAATCATGGGTATTCAGTGAGAGCGTGTGTCCCTAAAGGGACAAGAGGCAACAAATGGAAGTGTGGGGTAATTGTGGAGACGCCAGATCGGCAGTTCGTCTTCATGTGTGAGCAGGAGCGCGATCAAAGAGAGTGGGTGGAGGCCTTGAAAACAGTCATCTCGAAACCTATGATGCCCCAAGATTACACCA CTGAAGCCAATATCCGTAGACGGAGGTAA